A stretch of DNA from Candidatus Thermoplasmatota archaeon:
TCGGCTTCTTTCCGATCTCGGCCAGACGAACGACCTCTTCTATTTCGGATACTAGGTCGTCCGCCCGAACTGAAGTCCCCTGGACCTTCATTCTGGACTGAAGTGCCGCTCTTGCCCATGACCGAGGAATTGGTTTCTTCTCGTTCCGCCAGACCACGGATCGGCGGTGCCCGGTGTCCTCATCAATCTTGTCCTTGTCGAGGTACGCACCCCCTCCGGCAACATGAGCGACATAGAAGCCCGACCCATGAGGCACGACGACCAGGTCCCCTTCCTCCATCTCCCAGATGAACCTCCAGAGATTCCCCGCCGCACTTCCAGACCGACAGAAGCTCTCGTCGTCCTTGTAGAACTCATCGTGCACAATCTGCCTGAACTCCTTCCAGCTTAGCTTCTTGTCCGTCAAACCATCCGCGGTGCTCCAGCCTATTATCAGCGTGTCGGATTCCAGTGCCTCCGGCACCTGATCGACGCCGCCAGGGGCAATACGAAGCACAAAAGCCTTCTTCTCTCCCATACACTCACCTCCAATACTCAACTTAGAAAGGAGCTTCCTCGCAATCTCCAGTCTTGCCGTTGGACAATCACAGGCCTCTCCCTCCTCGTTGTCCGCGATTGTCCCTCCACTACTTGTTGCTTTCGTGAAAGCAGCTTTCTGAGATTGCTTCAGGCGCGACACAGGCTTCTTGTCATCACCTTCGCCAAGCATTTGAAGTGCATCATCATGCGAACCCGTTCACGGATTCCTCGGCGATGAAATGAACTGCTGGAGGCGATGACCGACTACCATAAGTACGGCTCGGACATGTCCCTCCATCATAAGGAGTCCTGGAGGGTCGATGATGGGCAAACAAGGTGATATGCATGAGAGGATGTGTGAGGAAATCGTCCAGACACTGCTGAAGAGGCCATTCAAGGTGGACTCAATCTACCTGTCCCACCGATGTGGCGAAATCGAGCGGAAGAATCCTGGTCGAGTCGCACTGTACAGGCTCAAAGATGATTCGGAGAAGAAAGGAAGGGTGAACAAGGTCAAGGAGCCTGATATCACCGTTCGAAGGGATGGAGCACTTCTCTTCATAGAGGTGGAAA
This window harbors:
- a CDS encoding restriction endonuclease; this translates as MGEKKAFVLRIAPGGVDQVPEALESDTLIIGWSTADGLTDKKLSWKEFRQIVHDEFYKDDESFCRSGSAAGNLWRFIWEMEEGDLVVVPHGSGFYVAHVAGGGAYLDKDKIDEDTGHRRSVVWRNEKKPIPRSWARAALQSRMKVQGTSVRADDLVSEIEEVVRLAEIGKKPTFALDLKSGLVDAARHELHSGRVDSYGFERLVKNVLESLGASDARVVPRQKDAGADVVATFRVAEVFQATIAVQAKHFTPEPPVGPSAVKELISGMEAEGADFGMVVTSGTFSEEAKRFAEEVQEERGFQIRLMDGDDLATLTVESGLRAVKGQEQTPDSET